The window GCGCACGGCAGGTATGCCATAGAAGCCTATGGACCTTGTCCCCCTGCTTCCCCTGCTCCCTGTATACTGCTCCCTGGCGAAGATGAGATCGCCCGAGCCGTCGGCCCGCTCAGTTCTCTCTATATTCCCTATATCCTCATCGCGGTATGAGTTCACTGTCTTTGAGCCTCCCCAGGACGCAGGAGCCACTATGAAGGCCCTCCTGTCGGTGACGGCATATAATGTTTTCAATGCATTTTTATAAGCCCAGTAGGGCGAGCTCAGCATTCCCAGGCCGATAAGCACGAAAGGTATTCCGAAAAGTGGGAAGATGAGAGCGAATAATCCCGGCCCCGCACCGGCACCGCTTTTCCCCATGCTTCCAAAACAGGCCGCGCATGCCATGGTCTCCCAGAACAGGGCGAAAAGGGTCCAGGGGATGGCAAAGATGAATAAAGGAAGGGTCTGCATTGCCAGGCGCTTCGCATCAGGCTGTCCGCACCAGAGAAGCCTCTCACCGGACTCCATCTCTTTCTCGGCTTCCATTTTCAGGTCCCGTTCCAGCATGAAACCTCCTGTGAGCATGGCTTTCGAGCCTGGCCATAATAAAGGGGCTATAAGAGCATTTTGCCAAAAGCACCGCTTTATCCTTCCTCACCGCACCAAATCCATGGCTTTAGGTGAGGTGCCGCCACCTGAAAGACCGGAGAAAATATCCAAATTATCTCCCGGGAAAAGAGGAAAGTTCCCTGTGACAGAGAATAAGTGACTCACAAAAAAAGTGATTCTGTCAGGACGCATCTTAGGAATTCCCCCGCATAGCGCTGCTACGCTCCGGTTCCAGGCCGCTCTCCTGCAATTCACGAAAAAGTTGTATCAGGAGGTTTGAGGTACATGAATATCTACGTTGGAAACCTGCCCTACGAAGTGAGCGAGGATGATCTCAGGGAGGCATTTGAGGCTTACGGGCAGGTATCATCGGCAACTATCATCAAGGACAAGTTCAGCGGGAAATCAAAAGGATTTGGCTTTGTGGAAATGGCCGATGCCGCCCAGGGAAAAGTCGCCATAGATAACCTCAATGGCAAGGATTTCAAGGGAAGAGCGATGAAAGTCAATGAGGCCCATCCCAGGGCTGACCGCCGCGACGGCGGAGGCAGGGGGGGGGCCAGGGGCGGCGGAGGCGGCTGGAGAGAATAAGCACCGGGACTCAGCGCCCGAGAGATAGAGACCTCAGGAAAGAGCGTTAGTAGAGTATTCAGGAAACAGCAGTGACCTGTTCAGTGCTGTTTCTTTTGTTTTTGGAGAAAGGCCCTGCAGAGAGGGCAGGGGAATTCTCCGGGCCAGCACATAGGTGTTCACTTGAGCACCTCAAAATTCAGCTTCAATGAGGGAAAAACCTTCCTCAGGGCGGGTAAGGTGGAATCGTGGACGGTGGGAAAAGAGACTCGTTCAGCGTGGGCAGAAAAAATATTTCACCCTCGCGCCAGCCTCTTCCTCCCTTCCATGCAACCGTACAGGCGCACAGATGTCTGATGGATCGCTTTTGAAGGCCTGGGTAGTCATTTTTGACCATCCACCCTCTTTACGTTCAATGTCGCGCATGTGGTGATGGCCTTAGAAAGCTTATGTGATAAGCTTTTCAGAGATCTGCTTCTTTGATTTATCACAACTGTTATGCTATAATGAGAGTATGGGCACCATAGATCTCTCACCCACTCTCACTCTGCATCTTCCAGATGAGGAGGAGCTTCTCCATCTCGGTGATCCAATGTCTTCTCAGAACTACGATGACATGCTGCTCCTCCCGGAGCCTTATGAGATCCCCGCAGGGACCTCATGCAGGCCCGGGCACCTGGTCAA is drawn from Candidatus Eremiobacterota bacterium and contains these coding sequences:
- a CDS encoding RNA-binding protein; this translates as MNIYVGNLPYEVSEDDLREAFEAYGQVSSATIIKDKFSGKSKGFGFVEMADAAQGKVAIDNLNGKDFKGRAMKVNEAHPRADRRDGGGRGGARGGGGGWRE